The sequence CAAGCCGGAGGCCATGCGTGTCGCGGCCTGACCTGCCGGCCGTCGACGGCATCGTCACCGCCGCCGACGTCGCCGCCACCGCCGCCAGCATCGCGGCGGTGCAGGAGCCGTGGGGCGCGATTCCGTGGTTCCCCGGCCACACTGCCGACGCCTGGAACCACGTCGAGGCCGCGATGGCGTTGACGGTCGGCGGCCTCGACGACGCGGCGGTCCGGGCCTACGAGTGGCTGCGCCGCAGCCAGCGCGCTGACGGCTCGTGGCCGACGCTGTGGCGCGAGGGGCGGGTCGAGGACCCGATCGCCGACACCAACCAGTGCGCCTACGTCGCGGTCGGCGTCTGGCACCACTGGCTGCTGCGTCGCGACGAGTCCTTCGTCGTGCGGATGTGGCCGACCGTGCGGCGCGCCCTCGACTACGTCGTGGGGCTGCAGACCGACCGCGGCGAGTTCCCGTGGAAGCGCGAACCCGACGGCACCCTCGGCGAGTTCGCGCTGCTGACCGGCTGCTCGAGCACCTACCAGAGCCTGCGGGCGGGGCTCGCGCTCGCGGCCTTCCTCGACGAGCCGCAGCCGGAGTGGGAGATGGCCGCCGGGCGGGTGGCCCACGTCGTCGCCGAGCACCCCGAGGCGTTCGCCGACAAGAGCACCTTCTCGATGGACTGGTACTACCCGGTGCTCGGCGGCGCGGTCCGCGGTGACGCCGGTTTCGCCCAGCTCGCGAGCCGCTGGGACGAGTTCATCGTGCCGGGCCTCGGCTGCCGCTGCGTGCACGACCAGCCGTGGGTGACCGGCGCTGAGACCTGTGAGCTGGTGATCGCCCTCGACGCCCTGGGGGACGGCGACCGGGCCCACGAGATGTTCGCGATGATGCAGCACCTGCGTGCCGCCGACGGCGCCTACTGGACCGGCTACCAGTACGTCAACCGGGTCAACTGGCCGGC comes from Mycobacteriales bacterium and encodes:
- a CDS encoding prenyltransferase, which gives rise to MSRPDLPAVDGIVTAADVAATAASIAAVQEPWGAIPWFPGHTADAWNHVEAAMALTVGGLDDAAVRAYEWLRRSQRADGSWPTLWREGRVEDPIADTNQCAYVAVGVWHHWLLRRDESFVVRMWPTVRRALDYVVGLQTDRGEFPWKREPDGTLGEFALLTGCSSTYQSLRAGLALAAFLDEPQPEWEMAAGRVAHVVAEHPEAFADKSTFSMDWYYPVLGGAVRGDAGFAQLASRWDEFIVPGLGCRCVHDQPWVTGAETCELVIALDALGDGDRAHEMFAMMQHLRAADGAYWTGYQYVNRVNWPADRSTYTAAAVVLAADVLSRTTPGATLFLADDLPSGVDLARGACGCPSDLEWAYEPWESASVGGDPLEHS